A single genomic interval of Bradyrhizobium japonicum USDA 6 harbors:
- a CDS encoding phosphoadenylyl-sulfate reductase codes for MNAIASQVASVSASALPSAEELDRALRDASPAEVIAAALKAVGREKLALVSSFGTESATLLKVMADVDPAIPVIFLDTGWLFEETLAYRDTLIAELGLKDVRSIKPAEETLSREDPDRDLWFSDPDACCRIRKVEPLARALKPFDAWLNGRKRFQGNARTDIPVVEDDGARLKFNPFANVSREELEAIFVRAKLPRHPLVESGFRSVGCMPCTSRTAEGEDARAGRWRGRAKTECGIHTMKTS; via the coding sequence GTGAACGCAATCGCGTCCCAAGTCGCATCGGTGTCCGCGTCCGCGCTGCCTTCGGCGGAGGAGCTCGATCGCGCGCTGCGCGATGCTTCGCCTGCGGAAGTCATCGCCGCGGCGTTGAAGGCGGTTGGGCGCGAGAAGCTTGCACTGGTGTCGTCCTTCGGCACGGAATCGGCGACGCTGCTGAAGGTCATGGCCGACGTCGATCCGGCGATCCCCGTGATCTTCCTCGACACCGGCTGGCTGTTCGAGGAGACGCTGGCCTATCGCGACACGCTGATCGCGGAACTCGGCTTGAAGGACGTCCGCTCGATCAAGCCTGCCGAGGAGACGCTGTCGCGCGAAGATCCCGACCGCGACCTCTGGTTCTCCGATCCAGACGCCTGCTGCCGCATCCGCAAGGTCGAGCCGCTGGCGCGTGCGCTGAAGCCGTTCGATGCGTGGCTCAATGGCCGCAAGCGCTTTCAGGGCAATGCGCGCACCGACATTCCGGTGGTCGAGGACGACGGCGCGCGGTTGAAGTTCAACCCCTTCGCCAATGTCTCGCGCGAGGAACTCGAAGCCATTTTCGTCCGCGCCAAATTGCCGCGTCATCCGCTGGTGGAGTCCGGTTTCCGGTCGGTTGGGTGTATGCCTTGCACCAGCAGAACGGCCGAGGGCGAGGATGCGCGCGCCGGTCGCTGGCGCGGCCGAGCCAAGACAGAATGCGGCATCCACACGATGAAGACTTCGTAG
- a CDS encoding DUF934 domain-containing protein has translation MPLVNGGKIADDSFAKLAVDTPLPEGGDILVPAERFLSDAESLLARAGKVGVIWPNNRDIAELVPYLGRIAVVALVFPTFRDGRAYSQARLLRERYDYRGELRATGQILRDQFVFMLRAGFDSFEVKKQADAEAFMQTAKRYSVFYQPTGDGRITALHRRMQLRHSEGVGT, from the coding sequence ATGCCACTCGTTAACGGCGGAAAAATCGCCGACGACAGTTTCGCCAAGCTGGCCGTCGACACGCCGCTGCCCGAGGGCGGCGACATCCTGGTGCCGGCCGAGCGCTTCCTGAGCGATGCGGAATCGCTGCTCGCGCGCGCCGGCAAGGTCGGGGTGATCTGGCCGAACAACCGCGACATCGCCGAACTGGTGCCCTATCTCGGCAGGATCGCAGTGGTGGCGCTGGTATTCCCGACCTTCCGCGACGGACGTGCCTACAGCCAGGCGCGGTTGCTGCGCGAGCGATATGATTACCGTGGCGAACTGCGTGCGACGGGTCAGATCCTGCGCGACCAGTTCGTGTTCATGCTGCGTGCCGGCTTCGATTCCTTCGAGGTCAAGAAGCAGGCCGACGCGGAAGCCTTCATGCAGACCGCGAAGCGCTATTCGGTGTTCTATCAGCCGACCGGCGACGGCCGCATCACCGCGCTGCACCGGCGGATGCAGCTGCGTCACTCCGAAGGTGTCGGCACGTGA